One Mycobacterium paraseoulense genomic window, CGACCCGGTAGCCCGCCGACACGACGTCCGCCTCCAGGTCGGGGCAGTGCACCGACAACAGCCGGTCCAGCAGCCGCGTGTCCACCACGTCGTCGGTGTGTGCCTTGCCCTCGACGATGACCGTCGGGGTGAACGGGCGGGGAATGAGTTCGATGACCGCGACCAGAACTCTGCCCTTCCACCGCACGGCCACGTGGTCCCCGGGCTGCACGGTGGCGCCCACGACGGGCTCCGACGGCGCAACGAGGGGCCGGCGTCGGCGCACCGACCATGCGAAGAACGCTGCCAGCCAGCCGAATAGGCGCCGCCCGCGGAAAGTGACCAGTCCCAGCAGTACCGCCACCGCCACCACGGTGGGCCCCGCCCACACGTAGCGCGTCCGCAGAAACAGCAGGATGCAGACCGGTGCCAGCGCCGCCACCCACAGGGCGTACGCGCTGCTGAACCGGAGCCGTACTGATCTCATCGCCTCACCGCCGTCGCAGGGCTCGTCCAGCCAGCGCGGCCAGCCCCAACACCAGGGTCAGACCGATGATGCCCAGCGCCACCGCCGAGATCGGCCCATGATCGGGGCCGGGCACCGGGACGGGGGGCTGAATCCGTTGCACCGACGGGGAGTTCGCGGGACCCGCCGAAAGGTCCCATGTCAGCGCCGCGTAGGCGTCGACGATGCCCGCGCCAACCGCGTCGTCGACGCCGCCGCCGGGGTGTCGTGCGGTCGCCGTGATCCGGTTGATGATCTGGGCCGGCGGCAGGTCGGGAAACTTCTGCCGGAGCAGCGCCGCCACCCCGGAGACGTAGGCGGCGGCAAAGGACGTGCCGGCGATGGGCACCGGGCCGTCCTTGCCCGGCAACGCATCCACCGGGTCGCCGTTGTCACCGAGCGCGACGATGTCTTCCGCGGGCGCCGCCGCACCCACCCAGGGCCCGTGCATGGAGAACGGGCTCGGCGCTCCGTTCTGGCCGACGCCGCCGATGGCCAGCACCAGCGGCGCGTACCACGCCGGCGTGACGATGGTCTGCACCTGCGCCCAGCCGCGCGGGTCGCTGGGCATCGACGGGTCGGGCGGCGGATTCTGCGAGCAATCGCCACCGGTGTTACCGGCCGCGACGATGATGACGGCACCCTTGACGTTGACGGCGTAGTTGAGGGCGGCGCCCAAGGTGGATTCGTCGACCGGCTTGTGCACCTTGAAGCAGGCCGCTTCGCTGATGTTGATCACGCCTGCGCCCAGATTGGCCGCGTGCACCACCGCGCGGGCCAGGCTGCGAACCGAGCCGGCCGCCGGCGAGGCGTTGGGGTCGTTCTGGTTGGCCTGGTTGTCCTTCGGCTCGAAGGCTTCCGACGTCTGGCGCACCGAGATGAGCCGCGCGTCGGGCGCGACGCCGACGAACCCGTCGGTGAGCGAGGGCCGGCCGGCGATGATGGAAGCCGTGAGCGTGCCGTGGGCATCGCAGTCGGAGAGCCCGTCACCGTCGGGGACGACGAAATCGCCACCCGGTTCCGCGGGGACCCGCGGTGAGGGATCTACTCCGGTGTCGATCACGGCGACCGTCACGCCGGCGCCGGTGGCGAATTTCTGCGCCTGGCCGACCCCCAGGTAGGCATTCGCCCACGGCGCGTCGTGAAAGTTGGTGCTCGGCAACGTCAATGGTGCCCGGCATACGCGGCGTTGTTCCAGGGGCTGGTCGGGTCCGGTCGCGTCGGGCGGCATGGCGCCCGGGTCTATCGTCGGCGGGGCGACCGCCGAGGCCGGCGGCGCGATGAGCAGGATGAACATGACCGCCACCGTGATCGAGAAGATACGGTGCACCGACGGACACTCCATTCGCTCAGCCGCGGCGGCTGAACCACCGGCCGCGGGCCTGCGAGCATCCTAAGCTTTCCGGGCCACGCCCCGGGACGCTTTTACGACGCCTGGCGATTACCAGACGATGGCCGCCATGTCACGGTTGTCCGAACAGACGCTGCGCACCGCGGCCTCGATGTCGGGGGCGGTGATGATTTGTAGGTCCTCGACCGTGACCGCCTGGCCCGCACGTTTTTGCGCGACCACCCGGGTGTCCCGGAAGCCCTCCGCACGTTCGATGACGTTGCGGGCGAACCGGCCGTTCTGCATGGCGTCGATGCCGTGCCGGCCGCCGGGCGTCGTGTAATTGCGGATGGTGGTGGCCGCATCCAGGAACGCCTCCCGCGCCGCGTCGTCGAGCTTGCTGGCGCGCGGCGCCGCGTAGCGGTGCCCGATCTCGACGATCTCGGCCGGTGAATACGACTCGAACCGCAGCTTGCGGTTGAACCGGCCCGCCAAACCCGGGTTCACGGTGAGGAATTCGTCCACCTGGTCCTCATACCCCGCGCCGATGAAACAGAAGTCGAAGCGGTGCGTTTCCAGCGCGACCAGGAGTTGGTTGACGGCTTCCATGCCGATCATGTCGGGCGTGCCGTCCTGGTGCCGCTCGATCAACGTATAGAACTCGTCCATGAAAATGATTTGGCCAAGCGACTTTTCGATCAGTTCGTTGGTCTTGGGCCCCGACTCCCCGATGTAGTGGCCGCAGAAGTCCGACCGGCGGACCTCCCGGATTTCGGGGTTGCGGACGATGCCCATGCCGGCGTAGATCTTGCCGAGCGCCTCGGCGGTGGTCGTTTTACCGGTGCCGGGCGGGCCCACCAACAGCATGTGGTTGGTCTGTCCCTCCACCGGCAGCCCGTGCTCGAGGCGCATCATCCGCACTTCGAGCTGGTCTTCGAGCGCCGACACGGCCTGCTTGACCGCCGCCAGCCCGACCTGCTTGGCCAGCAGCGCGCGGCCCTCGGCGAGCAGCTCGGCGCGCCGCTCGGCAGTGGCATCGTCGTTGAGCTCGTCGCGGCTCTTGGCCGTCGACGCGTCCCAGCGATCGATGCGGCTGGCGATGGTCTCCTCGTCGGTCACGACCAACTGCAGGTTCGGGTCGGCCAGCGCCTCCTTGGCGGCCTCGGTGAGGACGCCGTTGATGGTGGCCTTCGACAGCCAGATCTGGGCCTTGTCCTCCTCACGCAGCTGGCGGTGCACCATCCCGCGCACATACGCCAGGTCGGCGACCAGCAACGGGATATCGGCCGGCCCGATCGAAGCGGTCAGCACGTCGGCGTCGAAGCGGCCCGATGCGTTGGTCTGCCCGATCACGTCGACGCGGTCGAGCCAGTCCAGCGCGACCCTGCCCTGCCCGAGATGCGCGGCGGCGTGGGCCGCCAGCGCGCAGATCGACGCTGTCACCGCCGACATGATGATGGCCTGCGGAGGCAGCTCCTCGGCGGCTGCCAGCAACACGTCCGGCCAGCGCTGCGTGGCAAACATCAGGAACGCCCGGGCCAGCTGGTGCCACTGATAGTTGGCCCACGAATCCAGCAGGTCGCGATTGGCCAGCAGCCGGTCGGCCTCGGCGTACTCCCCGGCGATGGTCAGCGCCGACGACAAGGCAAGCCCCACCTGGGATGCGTCGGTCACCGTGATCCCGACGTAGGGGCCGAGCTGGATCTCCGCGGCGAGGGTCTGCCCGATGCGGGTCGTCTCGCGGTGCAACCATTCGCCGGCGGCGTAGAGCTTCTTCAGCGAGGTCAGATCGTTGTCACCGCAGGCGATGCGGCCCAGCCACGCGTCGGCCATCGACGGGTCGGCGTCGGTGGCCGCGACGAACTCGGGCAGGGCCGCCGCCCGGCCCTGCCTGCTCTTGACGGCCATGGCCCGGTCGAAATGCCTACGGGCAGTTTGTAGGTCACCCATCGCGTGCACCATCCTTCGCACGGTGGCTGTTGCGGCCGCTCATCACAGTGTGCCTTCGAATCCTCGACGTCCTACATGACCGACATGGTGACCGGCTCGAGACTCACGTAGCGGTTCTCGGCACGGAACATGTCCATCTCGGCCAGCCACTCCTTGCCCGCCGCGCTGACCCGCACCGTCGCGGGACCGACCTGCTCGACGATCACCTCGAAGTTGTGCCGGTGCCCCTCGGGCAGCCTGGTGCCCGACGGCGCGACGGTGATCACGGTCGCGGGTCGCGGCGTCGGTGAGATCGGTGCGACGTGCTCCACGACGCTGACGGTGGTGCGCGGCGCGGGCCGCACCGTGCTGACGACGCTGATCTCCGGCATCCGCACCGTGGACCAGCGCGTCGTGTCGCGGGTATGCACGCAGACCCGCTCGCCCGCTCCGGCGGTGCGGATCACGATGCGCTTGGCGATCGGATCGTCGGCGGCCACGAAAACCCGTGACAACTCACCGGCGTCGGTGACGGGAACCATCAGCCGGTCCCCGTTGCTCAGCTTGCCGATCAGCACGCCCGACGGGCCGATCTCGGTGAGCAGTTGCTGGGGCAGCGGG contains:
- the mycP gene encoding type VII secretion-associated serine protease mycosin, with product MHRIFSITVAVMFILLIAPPASAVAPPTIDPGAMPPDATGPDQPLEQRRVCRAPLTLPSTNFHDAPWANAYLGVGQAQKFATGAGVTVAVIDTGVDPSPRVPAEPGGDFVVPDGDGLSDCDAHGTLTASIIAGRPSLTDGFVGVAPDARLISVRQTSEAFEPKDNQANQNDPNASPAAGSVRSLARAVVHAANLGAGVINISEAACFKVHKPVDESTLGAALNYAVNVKGAVIIVAAGNTGGDCSQNPPPDPSMPSDPRGWAQVQTIVTPAWYAPLVLAIGGVGQNGAPSPFSMHGPWVGAAAPAEDIVALGDNGDPVDALPGKDGPVPIAGTSFAAAYVSGVAALLRQKFPDLPPAQIINRITATARHPGGGVDDAVGAGIVDAYAALTWDLSAGPANSPSVQRIQPPVPVPGPDHGPISAVALGIIGLTLVLGLAALAGRALRRR
- the eccA gene encoding type VII secretion AAA-ATPase EccA; protein product: MRRMVHAMGDLQTARRHFDRAMAVKSRQGRAAALPEFVAATDADPSMADAWLGRIACGDNDLTSLKKLYAAGEWLHRETTRIGQTLAAEIQLGPYVGITVTDASQVGLALSSALTIAGEYAEADRLLANRDLLDSWANYQWHQLARAFLMFATQRWPDVLLAAAEELPPQAIIMSAVTASICALAAHAAAHLGQGRVALDWLDRVDVIGQTNASGRFDADVLTASIGPADIPLLVADLAYVRGMVHRQLREEDKAQIWLSKATINGVLTEAAKEALADPNLQLVVTDEETIASRIDRWDASTAKSRDELNDDATAERRAELLAEGRALLAKQVGLAAVKQAVSALEDQLEVRMMRLEHGLPVEGQTNHMLLVGPPGTGKTTTAEALGKIYAGMGIVRNPEIREVRRSDFCGHYIGESGPKTNELIEKSLGQIIFMDEFYTLIERHQDGTPDMIGMEAVNQLLVALETHRFDFCFIGAGYEDQVDEFLTVNPGLAGRFNRKLRFESYSPAEIVEIGHRYAAPRASKLDDAAREAFLDAATTIRNYTTPGGRHGIDAMQNGRFARNVIERAEGFRDTRVVAQKRAGQAVTVEDLQIITAPDIEAAVRSVCSDNRDMAAIVW